In Abyssisolibacter fermentans, a genomic segment contains:
- a CDS encoding GntR family transcriptional regulator yields MYPIKIDKESRVPLYYQIYTEIKNLIVGGTLKQGDFLCSESELQRDLGVSRATIRKAYKELSEKGYILKQQGKSCRVQDPRGSIELNKITSFSDDMMQKGKEIRSIILDIKAISAEIDVAKALNVEVGTVIYCLKRLRLIDNEIIGYHEAYIPFDIGEKIGITKFGHSTSLYKEFSNVEINLVSAEETIEAMIANEFISRQLSLNTIRAIFYKERVTYSKNNYPVEFVKMYYKADKYKFKVKLNQNM; encoded by the coding sequence ATGTATCCAATAAAAATTGATAAGGAATCGAGAGTTCCTTTATATTATCAAATCTACACAGAAATTAAGAACCTAATAGTAGGTGGTACTTTAAAACAAGGAGACTTCTTATGTTCTGAATCAGAATTACAAAGAGATTTAGGTGTTTCTAGAGCGACAATTAGAAAAGCCTATAAAGAATTGAGTGAAAAAGGTTATATCTTAAAACAACAAGGTAAGAGTTGTAGGGTTCAAGATCCAAGAGGCAGCATTGAATTAAACAAAATTACTTCGTTTTCTGATGACATGATGCAAAAAGGAAAAGAAATAAGATCGATTATTTTAGATATTAAAGCAATTTCTGCTGAAATTGATGTTGCTAAAGCCTTAAATGTTGAAGTTGGAACAGTAATTTATTGTTTGAAAAGGTTGAGATTAATTGATAATGAAATTATTGGTTATCACGAAGCTTATATACCTTTCGATATTGGAGAAAAAATTGGTATTACTAAATTTGGTCATTCAACATCTTTATATAAAGAATTCAGTAATGTAGAAATTAATCTAGTATCTGCAGAAGAAACTATAGAAGCAATGATAGCAAATGAATTTATCAGCAGACAACTAAGTTTAAATACTATTAGAGCTATATTTTATAAAGAACGTGTAACGTATTCAAAAAATAATTATCCAGTAGAATTTGTTAAAATGTATTACAAAGCTGATAAATATAAATTTAAAGTTAAGTTAAATCAAAATATGTAG
- a CDS encoding BtpA/SgcQ family protein, with the protein MNGIGILPQKENSIKKIFGKKKAIIGMIHTKALPGSPRYNGESMEEIIAFSMADAKALEAAGVDGLMFENAWDIPFSRPEDIGYDTVAALTVLVQEVTREVKLPFGINYLANAVIPSMATAKATGAFWVRCNQWVNAYVANEGLMDGQSAKAMRFKKSIMADDLKVMVDVHVKHGSHSIVADRSLEEQTRDNIFYDADMLIATGSRTGDATPLSEVKGIKENTQLPVLVGSGLTAENAAELLPFIDGAIVGSSLKVDGVWWNPVDEARAKALMDVVNRFR; encoded by the coding sequence ATGAATGGAATAGGTATTTTACCACAAAAAGAGAATTCAATAAAAAAAATATTTGGGAAGAAAAAAGCGATTATAGGAATGATTCATACAAAAGCATTACCTGGATCACCAAGATATAATGGAGAAAGTATGGAAGAGATTATCGCGTTCTCTATGGCCGATGCTAAAGCATTAGAAGCAGCTGGAGTAGATGGATTGATGTTCGAAAATGCATGGGATATTCCATTCTCAAGACCAGAAGATATTGGATATGATACAGTTGCAGCATTAACAGTATTAGTGCAAGAAGTAACTAGAGAAGTTAAATTACCATTTGGTATTAATTATCTTGCTAATGCTGTAATACCATCGATGGCAACAGCAAAAGCAACGGGTGCTTTTTGGGTTAGATGTAATCAATGGGTTAATGCTTATGTAGCGAATGAAGGTTTAATGGATGGACAATCTGCAAAAGCTATGAGATTTAAAAAATCAATTATGGCTGATGATTTAAAAGTTATGGTAGATGTTCATGTAAAGCATGGTTCTCACTCAATTGTAGCTGATAGAAGTCTTGAAGAACAAACAAGAGATAATATTTTCTATGATGCAGATATGTTAATTGCTACAGGCAGTAGAACAGGCGATGCTACACCATTATCTGAAGTTAAAGGAATTAAAGAAAATACCCAATTACCAGTATTGGTAGGTAGTGGATTAACAGCTGAAAACGCTGCTGAATTATTACCATTTATTGACGGAGCAATTGTAGGTAGTTCATTAAAAGTAGATGGTGTATGGTGGAACCCAGTTGATGAAGCAAGAGCCAAAGCATTAATGGATGTTGTAAACAGATTTAGATAA
- a CDS encoding amidohydrolase family protein, whose translation MKIYDVHSHLGKTSSGEKNTPTQLVNEMKEYGISKVGISSLSGISIREQNDLVHNAMLEYPEFIEGYAFINPKSADAIEEIKLCVGEYGMNAVKFHSWKHGYYPDNCRQLYDIFEEIENYGVHVQMHVGTAPISTPYVWAQYAKAFPNIRFVFTHIGYYEFGYSTIEAVKDLPNVSVETSGQMEVGVLKKAIDTLGSERVVFGVDWPYKITNIEIEKFYEMELSEAQLENIFYKNAERLWERRGK comes from the coding sequence ATGAAAATTTATGATGTTCACTCACATCTAGGGAAAACTAGTTCCGGTGAAAAAAATACACCGACTCAATTGGTCAATGAGATGAAGGAATACGGTATTTCAAAAGTTGGTATTAGTTCTTTATCTGGAATATCTATTAGAGAACAGAACGATTTAGTTCATAATGCAATGCTTGAATATCCTGAATTTATTGAAGGATATGCATTTATTAATCCTAAATCAGCAGATGCAATTGAAGAAATAAAACTTTGTGTAGGCGAATATGGTATGAACGCAGTTAAATTTCATTCTTGGAAACATGGTTACTATCCTGATAACTGTCGCCAATTATACGACATTTTTGAGGAAATTGAAAATTATGGTGTACATGTTCAAATGCACGTAGGGACAGCACCTATATCTACTCCGTATGTTTGGGCTCAATATGCAAAAGCATTCCCAAATATACGATTTGTATTTACACATATAGGATACTACGAGTTTGGATATAGTACAATAGAAGCGGTTAAGGACTTACCTAATGTTTCTGTTGAAACAAGTGGACAAATGGAAGTTGGAGTTTTAAAGAAAGCTATAGACACTTTAGGATCTGAAAGAGTTGTATTTGGAGTAGACTGGCCATATAAAATAACTAACATTGAAATTGAAAAATTCTATGAAATGGAGCTATCTGAAGCACAATTAGAAAATATTTTTTATAAAAATGCTGAAAGACTTTGGGAAAGAAGAGGGAAATAA
- a CDS encoding PTS sugar transporter subunit IIA: protein MKTIIASHGDLAKGIMNSLEMIIGKQKDMYFESFQTQDSIETFTEKIQKHIDEADGKDILILCDIMGGTPYNVSALLSMKNKNVCVLYGINLPMLIEISMQKDTCTNAQIKEYVNSNLLNTAGFFEDPNK, encoded by the coding sequence ATGAAAACAATAATTGCATCTCATGGAGACCTAGCAAAAGGTATTATGAATTCTTTAGAAATGATTATAGGAAAACAGAAAGATATGTATTTCGAATCATTTCAAACTCAAGATTCGATAGAAACTTTTACAGAAAAAATTCAAAAACATATTGATGAAGCGGATGGCAAAGATATACTAATTCTTTGTGACATTATGGGCGGAACCCCATATAATGTTTCTGCACTTCTAAGTATGAAAAACAAAAATGTTTGCGTACTTTATGGAATAAACTTACCAATGCTAATTGAAATATCAATGCAAAAAGATACGTGTACTAATGCACAAATTAAAGAATATGTTAATAGTAATTTGTTAAATACTGCTGGATTCTTTGAAGATCCTAATAAATAA
- a CDS encoding PTS system mannose/fructose/N-acetylgalactosamine-transporter subunit IIB has product MKINLIRIDERLIHGQIVTTWIENAHASKIIVADDKAAADEFQQSLLKMTTPSGVQLEILSLEDTVNKIKNDESDVNVLMIAKSPESILRLLDLGFEFSKVNVGNIGMKKGKKSLLPYIWVDENDVKALKTLLDRGIELEARSIPTDKSQKVSSLLEKY; this is encoded by the coding sequence ATGAAAATAAACTTAATTAGAATCGATGAAAGATTAATTCATGGTCAAATTGTTACTACATGGATAGAAAATGCTCATGCTTCTAAAATTATTGTAGCTGATGATAAAGCCGCTGCGGATGAATTCCAACAATCTTTATTAAAAATGACTACTCCTAGTGGTGTACAATTGGAAATTTTATCATTAGAAGATACGGTTAATAAAATTAAAAATGACGAATCAGATGTAAATGTGTTAATGATTGCTAAGAGTCCAGAAAGTATTCTTAGATTATTAGATTTAGGTTTTGAATTTAGTAAAGTCAATGTCGGTAACATTGGTATGAAAAAGGGCAAAAAATCATTATTACCTTATATATGGGTAGATGAAAACGATGTTAAAGCATTAAAAACCCTTTTGGATAGAGGAATTGAATTAGAAGCAAGATCAATTCCTACAGATAAATCTCAAAAAGTTAGTTCATTATTAGAAAAATATTAA
- a CDS encoding PTS mannose/fructose/sorbose/N-acetylgalactosamine transporter subunit IIC: MSLLLTSIIVALITTICFIDSHTFQTHIFRPIFIGPLVGLVMGDLTTGLIVGATIELMFLAVIFVGTANPLDPTISTAIAVAFAVLGGGGTELAIATALPVALIGQIVTTIQNTTINVWFMHRAEKCIEKLDVKGLVRNNTIWPMAMNAILYGLPTFLAIYFGAEYVLNIIDAIPPKMIQGLAAGGGLIGGVGFALLLKSIKSTHLWPFFFVGFFFASYLQINLIGIGILAFICTSLYYYLVVKKDAERESKGAA; the protein is encoded by the coding sequence ATGAGTTTATTACTAACTAGCATAATTGTAGCACTAATTACAACAATATGCTTTATCGATTCACACACTTTTCAAACTCACATATTTAGACCAATCTTTATTGGACCACTTGTAGGTTTAGTAATGGGCGATTTAACTACAGGTTTGATTGTAGGGGCAACTATCGAATTGATGTTCCTAGCTGTAATTTTCGTTGGAACAGCAAACCCTCTAGATCCAACTATATCTACAGCTATAGCAGTAGCATTTGCTGTATTAGGTGGTGGCGGTACTGAATTAGCTATTGCAACTGCATTACCAGTAGCATTAATTGGTCAGATAGTAACTACTATTCAAAACACAACAATTAATGTTTGGTTTATGCACAGGGCAGAAAAATGTATTGAAAAATTGGACGTAAAAGGACTTGTTAGAAATAACACTATCTGGCCAATGGCAATGAACGCAATATTATATGGTTTACCAACATTCTTAGCAATTTATTTTGGTGCTGAATATGTACTAAATATAATTGATGCTATTCCTCCAAAGATGATACAAGGATTAGCAGCAGGTGGTGGATTAATTGGTGGTGTAGGGTTCGCCTTATTACTTAAATCAATTAAATCTACACACTTATGGCCATTCTTCTTTGTAGGTTTCTTCTTTGCATCTTACTTACAAATAAACTTAATTGGTATTGGTATTTTAGCATTCATATGTACTTCTCTATACTATTATTTAGTAGTTAAAAAAGATGCAGAAAGAGAATCTAAGGGGGCAGCATAA
- a CDS encoding PTS system mannose/fructose/sorbose family transporter subunit IID — protein sequence MTKESKKLTKKDLGKVLLNQMTIRCANNYERQQNAGFTQAMMPVIEKVYDNDEDKLAAYERHMELFLTNDITSSIPVGIAAAMEERYALEGDIDPDSINAVKTAMMGPLAGLGDSLLNGTARPILAGIACSFAINGQGGMLWPILFVLAMSIVSLGVRYLGVFKGYQQGVKLVDKMQKSGLISKLSDLAAVAAYVIVGGFISIIVYITIPIEYSAGDTVISIQQTLDGLVPGLLPLLFTGLMYWLMKKKNISPTVLMFTTMLVGIIGVYAGVLA from the coding sequence ATGACAAAAGAATCAAAAAAATTAACAAAAAAAGATTTAGGTAAGGTTCTACTAAATCAAATGACTATTCGTTGTGCTAACAACTATGAACGTCAACAAAATGCTGGTTTTACACAAGCAATGATGCCTGTAATTGAAAAAGTATACGATAATGATGAAGATAAATTAGCTGCTTATGAAAGACATATGGAATTATTCTTAACAAATGATATTACTTCTAGTATACCAGTAGGTATAGCTGCAGCAATGGAAGAAAGATACGCTCTTGAAGGAGATATTGATCCAGATTCAATTAATGCTGTTAAAACAGCAATGATGGGACCGCTTGCAGGTCTTGGAGACTCACTATTAAATGGTACAGCTAGACCTATATTAGCTGGTATTGCGTGTTCGTTTGCTATAAATGGCCAAGGTGGTATGTTATGGCCAATACTATTTGTGTTAGCAATGTCAATTGTATCATTAGGTGTACGTTATTTAGGTGTATTTAAAGGTTATCAACAAGGTGTTAAGCTAGTTGATAAAATGCAAAAATCTGGTTTGATTAGTAAACTATCAGACTTGGCAGCGGTTGCCGCATACGTAATTGTTGGTGGATTTATCTCTATCATTGTTTACATAACTATACCTATTGAGTATTCTGCAGGTGATACTGTAATCAGTATTCAGCAAACATTAGACGGATTAGTTCCAGGTTTATTACCATTGTTATTCACAGGATTAATGTATTGGCTTATGAAAAAGAAAAATATCTCACCTACAGTGTTAATGTTTACCACTATGTTAGTAGGTATAATTGGAGTATACGCGGGTGTCTTAGCTTAA
- a CDS encoding amidohydrolase family protein, with product MIIDIHSHLTRNKITKKYAIEELIDDMNKNNIDVRAISTFEGSSIKDQNDTISKYVQEYKDRLIGFAVINPKEDNALEETKRALELPGIIGVEFDSVQHGYYPDSTESITAILEEVERHDGIVKVFTGIGAMSMPQQWAVYAKKFPNIVFIMLHMGCFDYGYSCVDLAVDYENIYLETSNQYEVQILKKAFNNVSEDKILYGSQFPNKFTKNSINLFDFFKIEDSKLEKILYSNSSKLIH from the coding sequence ATGATTATTGATATTCATTCACACTTAACAAGAAATAAAATTACTAAAAAATATGCTATAGAAGAATTGATAGACGATATGAATAAAAATAATATCGACGTTAGAGCTATATCAACTTTCGAAGGATCTTCTATTAAAGATCAAAATGATACAATCTCAAAATATGTGCAAGAATATAAGGATAGACTAATAGGATTTGCTGTTATTAATCCTAAAGAAGACAATGCACTTGAGGAAACTAAAAGAGCTTTAGAACTTCCAGGTATTATTGGAGTTGAATTTGATTCGGTTCAACATGGTTATTATCCTGATTCAACTGAATCAATTACTGCTATATTAGAAGAAGTTGAAAGACATGATGGAATTGTAAAGGTATTCACAGGAATAGGAGCTATGTCAATGCCGCAACAATGGGCTGTATATGCTAAAAAATTTCCTAATATAGTATTTATAATGTTACATATGGGTTGTTTTGATTATGGTTATTCATGTGTAGACTTAGCGGTAGATTATGAAAATATTTATTTAGAAACATCTAACCAATATGAAGTACAAATTTTAAAAAAAGCATTTAATAATGTATCGGAGGATAAAATCCTTTACGGATCTCAATTTCCAAATAAATTCACAAAAAATTCCATTAACTTATTTGATTTTTTTAAAATTGAAGATTCTAAGCTTGAAAAAATTTTATATTCAAATTCTAGTAAATTGATTCATTAA
- the fsa gene encoding fructose-6-phosphate aldolase: MKIFIDTANIDEIRKANDMGVICGVTTNPSLIAKEERDFKEVIEEITSIVDGPISAEVISLDADGMITEARDLAKIHKNIIIKIPMTEQGLKAVNILSKENLKTNVTLIFSTAQALLAARAGATYVSPFVGRIDDTGTTGLTLIQEIADIFQMHNIKTEIISASIRTPIHVIKSALFGSHIATVPYNIIVQMTKHPLTDIGIKRFLEDWKSVPQKK; the protein is encoded by the coding sequence ATGAAAATTTTTATTGATACCGCTAATATTGACGAAATCCGTAAAGCAAACGATATGGGAGTAATATGTGGAGTTACAACAAATCCATCCTTGATTGCAAAAGAGGAGAGAGATTTTAAGGAAGTCATAGAAGAAATAACTTCAATTGTAGATGGACCTATTAGTGCAGAAGTCATTTCTTTAGATGCAGACGGAATGATAACTGAAGCTAGAGATTTAGCTAAAATTCATAAAAATATTATAATAAAAATTCCTATGACAGAACAAGGCTTGAAAGCAGTTAATATATTATCAAAAGAAAATTTAAAGACAAATGTTACACTTATTTTTTCTACAGCACAAGCATTATTAGCTGCTAGAGCAGGTGCTACTTATGTAAGTCCTTTTGTTGGAAGAATTGATGACACAGGAACAACAGGTTTGACCTTAATACAGGAAATAGCAGACATATTCCAAATGCATAATATTAAAACTGAAATTATTTCAGCGAGCATTAGAACGCCTATTCATGTTATAAAAAGTGCCCTTTTTGGTTCACATATTGCTACAGTACCTTATAATATTATAGTACAAATGACTAAGCATCCTTTAACTGATATAGGAATAAAACGTTTCTTAGAAGATTGGAAATCAGTACCACAAAAAAAGTAA
- a CDS encoding toast rack family protein, with protein sequence MKRFVLILMSLTLIIMSFTGCTIRIGDKGIKVGKTIEIGDTIVDNIQEPIGDTKELQLKLSAAIGDVNIIGGSNKLIEGEIKYNVKAWKPVIIIDEDNYKKKIEIKPPKTDDIHFGNDNVYTWNIQLNEQVPLDIIANIGIGKSNLNFSELNVQNIKVDTGVGDSNIILNGVYNSPIDIEIKGGLGNTDINLKGDFNENVTADIQGGLGDIDILLPKDIGVKVEVELGLGDIKVNGLKKVSEDNEKIYKNDLYDKSNVKIILKIEAGMGDIKLR encoded by the coding sequence ATGAAAAGATTTGTTTTGATATTAATGTCACTAACATTAATAATTATGTCCTTCACAGGTTGTACTATAAGAATAGGAGATAAAGGTATTAAAGTAGGAAAAACAATAGAAATTGGTGATACAATAGTCGATAATATACAGGAGCCTATAGGTGATACAAAAGAATTACAATTAAAATTGTCCGCTGCTATAGGTGATGTAAATATAATCGGCGGTTCAAATAAGTTAATTGAAGGTGAAATAAAGTACAATGTTAAAGCATGGAAACCAGTAATAATAATTGATGAAGATAATTATAAGAAAAAAATTGAAATAAAACCACCTAAAACAGATGATATTCACTTTGGTAATGATAATGTTTATACATGGAACATACAGCTTAATGAACAAGTACCTTTAGATATAATCGCAAATATTGGAATTGGAAAATCAAACCTTAATTTTAGCGAATTAAATGTGCAAAATATAAAAGTTGATACAGGTGTTGGTGACTCAAACATTATTTTAAACGGAGTATATAATTCTCCTATTGATATAGAAATTAAAGGTGGTTTAGGTAATACAGATATTAACCTTAAAGGTGATTTTAATGAAAATGTTACAGCTGACATTCAAGGTGGATTAGGAGATATTGATATATTACTTCCAAAAGATATTGGAGTAAAAGTTGAGGTAGAGTTAGGTCTTGGTGATATTAAAGTTAATGGATTAAAAAAAGTTAGTGAAGACAATGAGAAAATTTATAAGAATGACCTTTATGATAAAAGTAATGTAAAAATAATATTAAAAATTGAAGCAGGTATGGGAGATATTAAATTGAGATAG
- a CDS encoding ABC transporter ATP-binding protein — protein MQILKTNNLSKGFFSKKALNQINLELEHGKIYGLLGPNGSGKTTMMRIIAGLIKPTSGSLLVNNHEIGVKTKEIISFMPTDNYLYPMMKIKDLKKYFNDMFNDFNPDKFDSMIKYMDLNQNDKVSALSTGMTGRLKLAIALSRDAKLFLFDEPLNGIDFISREKIIESIVGEMSPEKTMIISSHLVSEMEKILDTAIFIKEGNVELVADVEQIRYEQNKSIEDLYKEVFA, from the coding sequence ATGCAAATACTAAAAACTAATAATTTGTCAAAAGGTTTTTTCTCTAAAAAAGCTTTGAATCAAATAAATTTAGAATTAGAACATGGTAAAATATATGGACTACTAGGTCCTAATGGTAGTGGTAAAACAACTATGATGAGAATAATAGCTGGTTTAATAAAACCAACATCAGGTAGCCTCTTGGTAAACAATCATGAGATTGGAGTTAAGACAAAGGAAATAATTTCTTTTATGCCAACTGATAATTATTTGTATCCAATGATGAAAATTAAAGATTTAAAAAAATATTTTAATGATATGTTTAATGATTTTAATCCTGATAAATTCGATAGTATGATAAAATATATGGACTTAAATCAGAATGACAAGGTATCTGCACTATCAACTGGGATGACAGGGAGATTGAAATTAGCAATAGCATTATCAAGAGATGCTAAATTATTTTTATTTGATGAACCTTTAAATGGAATTGATTTTATATCTAGAGAAAAGATTATTGAATCAATTGTTGGAGAAATGTCACCAGAAAAAACAATGATAATATCTAGTCATTTGGTTAGTGAAATGGAGAAAATACTTGACACTGCCATATTTATAAAAGAAGGAAATGTAGAATTGGTTGCTGATGTAGAGCAAATACGCTATGAACAAAATAAATCAATAGAAGATTTGTATAAGGAGGTTTTTGCCTAA
- a CDS encoding GntR family transcriptional regulator, translating to MKFDTNIPIYIQIINEIKKDIVLGKISTGDKLPSTRDLAMMYGVNPNTVQRVYKEMELEGLSYTKRGKGTYINESKEMVQMIKTQMAENVINKFIIGMKELGFSYDEMIKVINNKKIKEGETNANTKN from the coding sequence TTGAAATTTGATACCAATATACCAATATATATACAAATAATAAATGAAATAAAGAAAGACATAGTATTAGGTAAAATAAGTACAGGTGACAAATTACCTTCAACAAGGGACTTAGCAATGATGTATGGGGTTAATCCAAATACTGTTCAAAGAGTATATAAAGAAATGGAGCTAGAAGGATTATCTTATACAAAAAGAGGTAAAGGAACTTATATAAATGAGTCAAAGGAGATGGTTCAAATGATTAAAACTCAAATGGCAGAAAATGTAATAAATAAATTTATTATTGGAATGAAAGAATTAGGATTTAGCTATGATGAAATGATTAAGGTTATAAATAATAAAAAAATTAAAGAAGGTGAAACAAATGCAAATACTAAAAACTAA
- a CDS encoding PadR family transcriptional regulator has protein sequence MENRVKQLSPLTESTYYILLSLVEPLHGYGIIKKVEEMSCKRVHLAAGTLYGAITTLQKNKLIIPMGEDKDNKRRKLYEITDLGLELLKYEIQRLEEMVNNGIKEIGGKS, from the coding sequence ATGGAAAATAGAGTAAAACAATTATCACCATTAACAGAGTCAACATATTACATTTTATTATCATTAGTTGAACCATTACATGGATATGGAATTATAAAAAAAGTTGAAGAAATGAGCTGTAAAAGAGTACATTTAGCTGCAGGTACGTTGTATGGTGCGATTACTACACTACAAAAAAACAAACTTATTATTCCTATGGGAGAAGATAAAGATAATAAAAGAAGGAAACTTTATGAAATAACTGATCTAGGATTAGAGCTGTTAAAATATGAAATTCAAAGATTAGAAGAAATGGTAAACAACGGAATAAAAGAGATAGGAGGAAAATCATGA
- a CDS encoding DUF2812 domain-containing protein — MRKVVRKMFFAWNEEKEKKFLEDMALKGYRLIKVNLGKYTFEKDKPKKLIYQFDFRGYDKMSEENYLQIYEDAGWDCVYKYGSWYYFCKEWSEDEVDLSLFNDNESKRKKYQRLMFFLMITGFPLYYQTLIFFPNMSESKLEFPSFYFFFRIFALILTGLHIFAVIKILLKYKKLQNKLKE; from the coding sequence ATGAGAAAAGTAGTAAGGAAAATGTTTTTTGCATGGAACGAAGAAAAAGAAAAAAAGTTTTTAGAAGATATGGCTCTAAAAGGATATAGACTTATTAAAGTAAATTTAGGAAAATATACTTTTGAAAAAGATAAACCTAAAAAACTTATATATCAGTTTGATTTTAGAGGTTATGATAAAATGAGTGAAGAGAATTATCTTCAAATATATGAAGATGCTGGATGGGATTGTGTATATAAATATGGATCATGGTATTATTTTTGTAAAGAGTGGAGTGAAGATGAAGTTGATTTATCATTGTTTAATGATAATGAGTCAAAAAGAAAAAAGTATCAACGTCTTATGTTCTTTCTTATGATAACAGGATTTCCATTATATTATCAAACCCTTATATTTTTTCCTAACATGTCAGAATCGAAATTAGAATTTCCAAGCTTTTATTTCTTCTTTCGAATTTTTGCATTAATTTTAACAGGTCTTCATATATTTGCAGTAATAAAAATATTACTAAAATATAAAAAATTACAAAATAAATTGAAGGAATAA